In Pseudomonadota bacterium, the DNA window AAAAAGCTCGGTCATTTATTTTTATTTCTGCTTTCGTCCGGACTGAGGTCAGATTAACCTTTGATAAAACTGTATGCGAGATAATATAATATGAACGTCGTATTGAAAACAAGTACGGAAGCAACCGCCGAATATGGATCAGACTGAAAGAATACCCGCGCTGCGCACAATTGCGATGCCTGCTGACACCAATCCGCGCGGCGATATATTCGGGGGATGGTTGTTGTCACAGATGGATTTGGCCGGTAGTGTTCTGGCGCAAAAGACGGCAACACAGCGCGTGGCAACGGTCGGCGTACAGGCGATGACCTTCCACCAACCGGTGTTTGTCGGGGACGAGGTGAGCTGTTATACGGAGCTGGTACGTGTCGGCAATACCTCGGTGACGGTGCAGGTTGAAAGCTGGGCACGGCGTTGCGACGAAGAAACGGAAATAAAAGTCACGGAAGGGCAGTTCACTTATGTCGCAATTGACGAGAATCGCCGCCCCGTGCAAATACCGAAAGACAGTACCTGAGAATACCGGAGGGGTAAAATGACGCAGGAAAACGGAAAAATAAAATTTATCGGAAAAGCATTCTGCGTGATGGCGCTGGGGCTGTGTCTGGCGCTGGGCGGTTTTTCAGGCTCTGCCGCAGCATGGTCACTGAAGGGCATGAAACAATCGCGGGATCGCGATGCGATGCATCATGATGCCGCATCTTCCATCACCGATCTTTTTACCAAGGATAAACCTGTCTCCGCAGTTGAGAGTCTTGGCGATTTGCCGGATTTTAAAATCAAGGACGAGGCAAGCTTCCAGAAATACACGGTGGAAATTCACGAAGTTCCCTATAACGAGACCACGCTATCCTATCGGTTGCGTCTTCCCGAAACATGGGACAAAAGAACACAGCATATGGAGCAGGGTGTCCAGCTGCACAAAAGGCTGATGTCGCATATTACGACATTCATGGCACCGCCGATTGCCGATGTCCGCCCCTCTATGACCATTCAGGCCAAGAATCTGGAACATGAGATTGATGCGGCGCATTGGCTGCGCCATTATCTGCTGGTCAACGGTTTTACCTTGAGCGGTGAAGTCGAGGGCAAGGATCTGCGCAATGCAAATGCGCATTTCGTCTATGTGCGTGACGAGGCGGCCTATGCCGGATATGCCCGCGCCATTTTTCACGGCAATATGGTGACGCTGGCGCGTTTTGATGTGCCGCAGCGTTTTGTCAAATGGTATAGTGTTTTGCAGAAACAGGCTGTGGATACGCTTGCGCTGGTCTTTCCCAAATCCGGTACGATTGAAGAATGGCGCCGCGATAATCTGGGCGGCGAATTGCTGGAAATGCAATACCCGGCCAGCTGGGTGCGCAACCGTACCCGTTACAACGAAGACGGTATTAAAACAAGTTTTGAACTGCATAATCAGGCGGAAGAAAATAAGGTTTTCGGGCTGATGCATTTTACCGCCATTAAACGTTCCAAAGATACGGATTTGCCAACGGAAATAGAAATTCTTAAGAAAAGTCTTGAGGAGGTCTACGGGTTGTATGTCAAGGAAATCAAATCATCCCAGCCAAGCTACGGGCCGCTGGAATTCGATTATATCCGGGAAGAAATTTATATTGTCGGTTTTGAGGCTGAACGGGGAATTCAGGATCAGGAGCTGCGGCTGCTGGTGATGGCGGATAGCAAATGGTATGTGATCTTTTACATGATGACACCGCTGGAAGCGAATGACTTCTATAACTGGGCGCGTAATATGCGCGCCTATGCCATCATTAAGGATAGTTTTCTGTAAGATTGCATGCGGGTATGTATCAGGGAAGCGGGAAGAATTTGACCTTGCCGCCCTTGATGGCCACGGCCAGCTCGCCGTGTTTCAAGGCCAGCGCTTTCTGCCCGAAAATATCGTAACGCCAGCCCCGCATAGCCGGAACATCGGCGCGGTCATTCTGGGCGATCTCTTCCAGATCCTGCGCATTGGCCAGCAGTTTCGGGGCGATTTTGTGTTCTTCACAGGTGTATTTCATCAACACACGCAGCAATTCGATAATGGCGGCGGCCTGATCTGATAAGCCGCGGCTTCTTTGCGGTTGCGGAATATCCGCAGGCGGTTTCGCTTTTTTGATTTTGTCCAGCAGCAGATCAAGATCTTTTGAAGCGATATCTTTCGGGAAGCGGCGGATTTTGTCGAAATCATCGCGGGTGTTGATCTTGTGCATGGCAAGATTTTGCATGACATCATCGCGCATGATACGTGTGCGCGGACGGTTCTGGCGTTGCGCGACTTCCTCACGCCATTCCGCCAAAGCCTGCAGGCGGGCGATGACATCTTTTTTCTCGGTGCGGATTTTCAGGCGTTTCCATGCGTTTTTCGGGTCGGCATCATAGGTTGCGGGGTTCAGAAGAGCCTCGTGATCTTCGGCAATCCATTCCGCACGCCCGCTTTCCTCCAGCATGGGGGCCATTTTGATGTAAATGTCGCGCAGATAGGTCACATCCGACAAGGCGTAATCCAGCTGCTGCGGGTTCAATGGACGTTTTTTCCAATCGGTGAAACGCGAGCTTTTATCAATGGCTTTCCCCAGAAAGCTTTTGACCAGTTTCTCATAGCCGATCTGGTCACCGAATCCCAAGACCATGCCGGCGATTTGCGTATCAAAGACGGAAACAGGCATTTTATCGAATTCGTGATAGAAAATCTCGATATCCTGACGGCAGCCATGCATGACTTTCAGGATTTTTTTATTCATCAGCAGCGCATGAAAGGGGGCAAGATTGATATCCTCGGCCAGAGGATCAATCGCGGCATAGTTCTTTTTGTCACTGCCTGCGGCAATCTGTATCAGGCACAGTTTGGACCAATAGCTGCTGTCGCGGATAAATTCCGTATCAACGGTTATAAAGCTCTCTTTTTGTAGCCCGTCACAGAATTTTTTCAGGTCGGCTTGCTGTGTGATGGTTTTTGTCATTATTTTCGCAAGAAGTGTTGGAAACTGAGGTAATTTATACTTTGTTTTATAGCATGCCATGCTAGATTAGCATAGGCGGAATATTAGAGCCACGAAGGAGGTTCCCCAATGAATAAAGACCGGCTATACCAAAGCGCGCTGGAATACCATATGCACCCGAACGGCCCCGGGAAAATCACCATCAACCCGACGAAAGCATTGGTGACGGCACGGGATTTGTCTCTGGCCTATTCCCCGGGCGTGGCGGCACCTTGCGAGGAAATCGCGGCAGACCCTGATAAGGCACGTGATTATACTGTGCGCGGCAATCTTGTCGCCGTGGTCACAAACGGGACGGCTGTTCTGGGACTGGGCGATATCGGCCCGCTGGCGGCCAAGCCGGTGATGGAGGGGAAGGCGGTTCTGTTTAAGAAATTCGCGGGGCTGGATTCCATTGATATCGAAATTGACGAAAAAGATGTCGATAAGCTGGTTGATATTATTGCCTCGCTTGAGCCAAGCTTTGGCGGTATCAATCTGGAAGATATCGCGGCGCCTGAATGTTTCGAGGTGGAAAGACGTCTGCGCGAACGCATGAAAATTCCGGTCTTCCATGATGACCAGCACGGCACGGCGATTATCGTCGGCGCGGCCTTTACCAATTGGCTGCATCTGTCGGGGCGCGATATCAATGATGTCAAATTGGTCGCTTCGGGCGCAGGTGCGGCATCACTGGCTTGTCTGAATATTCTTGTCGGTCTGGGGCTGCCGCGGGAAAACGTGTTTGTAACCGATCGTGCCGGCGTTGTTTATAAAGGCCGTAATGAAGGTATGGATGTCTATAAAGCGCCTTATGCACAGGAAACCGATGCCCGAACTCTGGCAGAGGTTATTAAGGGGGCGGATGTGTTCCTCGGCCTGTCGGGGCCGAATGTGATGAACAAATCCATGGTGAAATCCATGAATGACGCACCGTTGATTATGGCGCTGGCCAATCCCGTGCCGGAAATTATGCCGGAGGATGTCCGTGCGGTCAGCCCGGATGCCGTGATCGCGACAGGGCGCTCTGATTATCCGAACCAGGTGAATAATGTGCTGTGTTTCCCTTATATTTTCCGCGGAGCATTGGATGTCGGCGCGACGACGATCAATGAGGAAATGAAACTTGCCTGTGTCAACGCCTTGGCAAGACTGACCCGTGCCGAGGTCGGGGCAGAGGTCGCGCGTGTCTATAATGATGAAACGCTGGAATTCGGCCCTGAATATATTATCCCCAAACCTTTCGATCCGCGTCTGGTGGTCGAGCTGCCGATGGCGGTCGCGCAAGCGGCAATGGATAGCGGCGTGGCGACACGCCCGATCAAAGATTTTGCGGCCTATCGCAACCATTTGCGCGGCTATGTCTTTAAATCCGGCCAGTTAATGAGCCCGGTCTATGCGAAGGCATCGGACAGTCCGAAACGCGTTGTTTTTGCCGAGGGTGAGGAATTCCGTGTGCTGCATGCCACGCAAACGATTGTGGATGACGGTATGGCTTTCCCGATTCTGATCGGACGGGAATCCGTTATTCTTGAACGCATCCGCCGTGCCGGTCTGCGCCTGAAACCGGGTAAGGATTTCGAGCTGATCAATAACGAGTTTGATCCGCGTTATGATGAATATTGGCAGACCTATTACCAATTGCGTGCCCGTAGCGGCATTACGCCGGCCATCGCCAAAACCCATGTGCGGACGCGTGATACGCTGATCGGTGCGCTGATGCTGCACAAGAACGAAGCTGATGCGATGATCTGCGGCACGATCGGGCGTTACAATGCACATTTTGAAAATATCATCCATACCGTCGGGCTGCGCGAGGGTCTTACACATGCCGCGGCGTTGAATGTTCTGATTATGCCGACCGGTACATATTTCATCTGTGACGCCTATGTGAACCCCGATCCGACGGCAGAGGAAATCAGCGAGATGGTGATGCTGGCGGTGGAGCAAATCCGTCATTTCGGGATTACCCCGCGTGTTGCGCTGTTGTCGCATTCCAATTTCGGCAGCCATGATTATCCCTCGGCGCAGAAAATGCGTCTGGCCGCAAAATTGATCCGTGACCAAAACCCCGATTTTGAAGTTGATGGTGAAATGGCGGCGGATACGGCGCTGTCTGAACGTATCCGTGATTTGATCTTCCCGGATTGCGGTTTGACGGAGACGGCGAATTTGCTGGTGATGCCCAATATTGATGCGGCAAATATCTCTTTCAACATGTTGAAAGTGCTGAGCGATGCCGTTGTGATCGGTCCCTTGCTGCTGGGAACAAAAAAACCCGCCCATATTCTGACACCGTCTGTGACGGCGCGCGGTATCGTCAATGCGACGGCTGTGGCGACGGTCGGTGCGCAGAGTCAGGGCAGTATGGTACTGGAAACGCAGAAACCGGCGAAGCCTGCGCGTAAGCGCAAGAAGGCCTAAGGTACGGAAAAGAGCGTCAGCGTGGCCAGATGGTCGCTGCCGATGGCGGGCAGCGCCGTGAATTCCAGTAGCCGGATATCACCTTTATAGAAAACATGGTCAATCGGAATACGCAGCAGATGCGGGATCATCAGATTCTCCGTCTTGAACCGTGTCGGAAGCGGCACATAAACCGGCCATGTCGGGTATAAGCCGCGCCCGTTGCGGGCATTTCGCAATTCTGTTTTGCGCAGAAAGCTTTTATAGGAGGGTGTATACATTGTCATGTTCATATCACCCGCGACAATCACCGGCCCGTCCTGCGCCTGCTGCAGGGATGCGGCAACCCCGTCCATATAGCTGTCACGGTGTTTGAAGCGCATTTTCGAGACCGGCGATAACGGATGCAGCGAGGCAATCAGAATATCCCGGTCGTTGACTGTGATGCGGAACAGGATGGCAGGGTGCGTGTCCGTTGCCGGATACAGGCTTTCCTGCTGTGTAAATTCATAACGTGACAGGACCAGCATGCCGTTACTGCCCGGCTTGGCCTGATCAATCATATAGGGCCAGCCGTCTTTTGCCGCCGTCAATTCTTTTAAGGCATCCCGCCATTCCGGTGTGGCCTCGGCAATTGTGATAAGATCGGGTTTGTATTTATGGATGAAATGCAGCAACACGTCATGTTTCCGGTTGAATTTGAAGACATTGACCTGCATCAGCCTTAGTATCGGCGCATCGGCGTTATCAACCGCCTTTTGCGGACGCGGCATATAAGGGGCAAGCGAGGCGCCGCTTAGCAAAAGCGCAAGAAGGGACACGCCCAGAAACTGCTGCAGAATGCGGTTTTTTCGCCGTGTTTTTTTGCACCATAACAGCGCGGCAACCGAAAATAACAGCAAGGACAGTACAAAATAATAGCTTTGGAAATGTGCAATCAGGTCAAAAAACCAGAGTGACAGCGGCAGAAAAGGAATCAGGCAGGCCAGCAGCAGGAAATAGAGGCTGCCCAGCATGAAACTGCCGCAAAGATTTTTTATTATCCGCATGTTTTATTACGTTTTTTTTCTGATTTTTATATGATTCCATTAAATCTTAAAGGCTTTGAGGAAAACTTACCAATTTTTTCCGGCTGTTTTACTTTTCTTAAGGTTTTTTTGAGATCATATAATCATGGAAAACTGCGCTGTTTCTGTGGTTTTCCGCCTGTCGCAAGGGGGAGAAATGCACAAAATTCTTCAAAAATCATCCTATCTGGGCATTGTTTTCAGCTTATTTCTGCTGACGGCCTGT includes these proteins:
- a CDS encoding endonuclease/exonuclease/phosphatase family protein — translated: MRIIKNLCGSFMLGSLYFLLLACLIPFLPLSLWFFDLIAHFQSYYFVLSLLLFSVAALLWCKKTRRKNRILQQFLGVSLLALLLSGASLAPYMPRPQKAVDNADAPILRLMQVNVFKFNRKHDVLLHFIHKYKPDLITIAEATPEWRDALKELTAAKDGWPYMIDQAKPGSNGMLVLSRYEFTQQESLYPATDTHPAILFRITVNDRDILIASLHPLSPVSKMRFKHRDSYMDGVAASLQQAQDGPVIVAGDMNMTMYTPSYKSFLRKTELRNARNGRGLYPTWPVYVPLPTRFKTENLMIPHLLRIPIDHVFYKGDIRLLEFTALPAIGSDHLATLTLFSVP
- a CDS encoding NADP-dependent malic enzyme, with the protein product MNKDRLYQSALEYHMHPNGPGKITINPTKALVTARDLSLAYSPGVAAPCEEIAADPDKARDYTVRGNLVAVVTNGTAVLGLGDIGPLAAKPVMEGKAVLFKKFAGLDSIDIEIDEKDVDKLVDIIASLEPSFGGINLEDIAAPECFEVERRLRERMKIPVFHDDQHGTAIIVGAAFTNWLHLSGRDINDVKLVASGAGAASLACLNILVGLGLPRENVFVTDRAGVVYKGRNEGMDVYKAPYAQETDARTLAEVIKGADVFLGLSGPNVMNKSMVKSMNDAPLIMALANPVPEIMPEDVRAVSPDAVIATGRSDYPNQVNNVLCFPYIFRGALDVGATTINEEMKLACVNALARLTRAEVGAEVARVYNDETLEFGPEYIIPKPFDPRLVVELPMAVAQAAMDSGVATRPIKDFAAYRNHLRGYVFKSGQLMSPVYAKASDSPKRVVFAEGEEFRVLHATQTIVDDGMAFPILIGRESVILERIRRAGLRLKPGKDFELINNEFDPRYDEYWQTYYQLRARSGITPAIAKTHVRTRDTLIGALMLHKNEADAMICGTIGRYNAHFENIIHTVGLREGLTHAAALNVLIMPTGTYFICDAYVNPDPTAEEISEMVMLAVEQIRHFGITPRVALLSHSNFGSHDYPSAQKMRLAAKLIRDQNPDFEVDGEMAADTALSERIRDLIFPDCGLTETANLLVMPNIDAANISFNMLKVLSDAVVIGPLLLGTKKPAHILTPSVTARGIVNATAVATVGAQSQGSMVLETQKPAKPARKRKKA
- the rnd gene encoding ribonuclease D, yielding MTKTITQQADLKKFCDGLQKESFITVDTEFIRDSSYWSKLCLIQIAAGSDKKNYAAIDPLAEDINLAPFHALLMNKKILKVMHGCRQDIEIFYHEFDKMPVSVFDTQIAGMVLGFGDQIGYEKLVKSFLGKAIDKSSRFTDWKKRPLNPQQLDYALSDVTYLRDIYIKMAPMLEESGRAEWIAEDHEALLNPATYDADPKNAWKRLKIRTEKKDVIARLQALAEWREEVAQRQNRPRTRIMRDDVMQNLAMHKINTRDDFDKIRRFPKDIASKDLDLLLDKIKKAKPPADIPQPQRSRGLSDQAAAIIELLRVLMKYTCEEHKIAPKLLANAQDLEEIAQNDRADVPAMRGWRYDIFGQKALALKHGELAVAIKGGKVKFFPLP
- a CDS encoding acyl-CoA thioesterase, coding for MDQTERIPALRTIAMPADTNPRGDIFGGWLLSQMDLAGSVLAQKTATQRVATVGVQAMTFHQPVFVGDEVSCYTELVRVGNTSVTVQVESWARRCDEETEIKVTEGQFTYVAIDENRRPVQIPKDST